CCGGCCTGGAACGGATACGCCAGACCCCGGGCGCCGTCAAGGAAATGCCTCAATCACTATCCCGATTTGCCGATACACTTTCATGTAGTAGGCGCGAAGCGGAGACCGGCAAGTGGCCACCGATCGGCTAACCATTCTCATGATCGATGATGATCCGGATGATATCACTATCGTCCGCGGGCTGCTCGAACGCGTGCCCGTCTGGACAGTCGACCTGATCGGTTGCCTGAATGCCGGCGACGCGGTCCAACAGACCCTCCACCGCAAGCCCGATCTCATTCTCCTGGATTTCAACTTCGGCGCCTTTTCCGGGCTGGATGTCCTGCCCTCGCTGCGCGGCGCCGGGTATCAGGGGCCGGTTGTGCTTTTGTCCGGGTGCGGGCAGGAGGAGCTCGCGACCATGGTCCGCGCCGGATTGAGCGATTTCCTCTCGAAGGATTCTCTCTCCAGTCTGACCCTGTATCACGCCATCACCTTGGCTTTGGAAAAACGCCAACTACCTCAACGTGGGAACCGCTCTACTTCGCCCCGGCCCTCCTCGACCACACCGCTGACGACATCATCGCGTCCGCCTTTTCCACGGTAAGCCCCCATTCCCGGCTCTGGACTCTGGCTTTCGCCGCGCAAGTCTCAGCGCATTATGGGTTTGCTTTTCACGGCCTCACAGCGTAACATCACCGTCGCGCGTTCCAAGCCGAGGGAGAGAACATGTCGACGAAGATATTGGGAATGAGACGCTTAGGCATCCTGTCCGCGCTGGCCCTCACGCTGACTTTAACGCATTGCGCCCAAAAGCAGGACACCATCCGCGTCGGAGTCTTCAGCTCACTGACCGGCGGGACCGCTACCTTCGGCATTTCGTCGACACAGGGTGTGCAGATGGCGGCGGACGAGTGGAACGCCCGCGGCGGCTTGCTTGGCAAACAGATCGAGTTGATCATTGAAGACGATCAGAGCAAGCCCGACGAAGCGGCCTTGGCGGTCACCAAGCTGATCAATCAGAACCGGGTGGTGGCCATCCTTGGCGAAGTGGCCTCGTCGCGGACACTGGCCGGCGCGCCGATCGCGCAAAAAGCCGGCATTCCCCTCATCACTCCCGCTTCGACCAATCCTAAAGTGACCAAAGTCGGCGATTTCATCTTCCGGGTCTGCTATGTCGATTCGTTTCAGGGCGTGGTCTGCGCTCGGTTCGCCACCCAGAAACTGGGCCTGAAGCGCCTGGCCATTCTCAAGGACATCAAGAACGATTACTCGGTCGGATTGGCCGAGTACTTCAAACAGAATGCCATCGCCCTGGGCGCCGAGATCGTCGCCGAGCAATCCTATTCGGAAGGCGACACCGATTTCCGCGCGCAGATCACCTCGATCAAGGGCGCCAATCCGGAGTGCATCTTCATTCCCGGCTACTACACCGAGGTCGGCCTGATCGCCAAGCAGGTGCGCGAGCAGAACATCAACGCCGTGCTGCTGGGCGGCGACGGCTGGGATTCACCCCGCACCCCCGAGATCGGCGGCGAGGCGGTCGAGGGCGCGTTCTTCTGCAACCACTACTCGGCCGATGACACCAGTCAGCTGGTGCAGAGTTTTGTCCAGCGCTACAAAGAACGCCACGGGTATGTGCCCGACGCGATGGCGCCGTTGTCCTATGACGCCGCCAACATGCTGTTTGCGGCCATTCAGCGCGCCGGCACAACCGAGGGACGCGCCATTCGTGACGCGATCGCGCAGACACGCAATTTTCCCGGCATCTGCGGCTCGGTGACCATCGACGAGGAGCGTAACGCGCGCAAGTCGGCCGTGGTGCTGCAAATCACCGGTGGAAAATTCAAGGTCTACGACATCATTCAGCCGTAACCGGCGCCGTGGCGTCCGCCGGACGCCGAAGACGGGATGCGAGTCCAGCCAACGATCATTGATGCACCGTTGACCCCGCCGCCACACCGCCCGGCCCCCCCGAATCATGCGGGTCGCCGCTGAGGGAACCTCTTGGAGCAGTTCGTTCAGCAGATCATCAATGGCCTGTCCCTGGGCGCGATCTATGCCCTGATCGCGCTGGGGTACACCATGGTCTACGGGATCCTGCGGCTGATCAACTTCGCCCATGGCGACGTGTACATGGTCGGGGCCTTTGTCGGCTTCTATGTCGTGCGCTGGATGGCGCCGGCCTCGCCCTCCGGATTCGGGCTTTTGATCATTTCGATCGCCGCCGCCATGGTCGCCTGCGGCATCCTCGGGTTCATCATCGAGCGCGCCGCCTACCGGCCGCTGCGCCGCGCGCCGCGTCTCAACGCGCTCATCACCGCCATCGGCGTCTCGCTGTTGCTGGAAAACCTCGGCCAGCTGGTTTTCGGCGCCGACCCCAAGGACTTCCCGGCCCTGGTCGAACGCACCACCTTCACCCT
The genomic region above belongs to bacterium and contains:
- a CDS encoding ABC transporter substrate-binding protein, yielding MRRLGILSALALTLTLTHCAQKQDTIRVGVFSSLTGGTATFGISSTQGVQMAADEWNARGGLLGKQIELIIEDDQSKPDEAALAVTKLINQNRVVAILGEVASSRTLAGAPIAQKAGIPLITPASTNPKVTKVGDFIFRVCYVDSFQGVVCARFATQKLGLKRLAILKDIKNDYSVGLAEYFKQNAIALGAEIVAEQSYSEGDTDFRAQITSIKGANPECIFIPGYYTEVGLIAKQVREQNINAVLLGGDGWDSPRTPEIGGEAVEGAFFCNHYSADDTSQLVQSFVQRYKERHGYVPDAMAPLSYDAANMLFAAIQRAGTTEGRAIRDAIAQTRNFPGICGSVTIDEERNARKSAVVLQITGGKFKVYDIIQP
- a CDS encoding response regulator; this encodes MATDRLTILMIDDDPDDITIVRGLLERVPVWTVDLIGCLNAGDAVQQTLHRKPDLILLDFNFGAFSGLDVLPSLRGAGYQGPVVLLSGCGQEELATMVRAGLSDFLSKDSLSSLTLYHAITLALEKRQLPQRGNRSTSPRPSSTTPLTTSSRPPFPR